The genomic window GCTAAGAAGACAGTCGCAAACACGAAAGAAAATATCGTTATCGCTGTCGGCACAGTGGCTCTACTATTGATCGGATTGATCGTTGGCGTTATCCACATGGGTAGTGGAATGTTCGTTCACGAAATCAGTATCTTAGTAGTTATCTTTAACGCAATGAGATTAATTGGAAATAAACGTAAGAAAGTTGATACAAATCAAGTTTTAAATCCAGCAAACTAATTAAGATAGTCTTTGTAAGTCAGATGCAAGTGATCTTCAAATCGCTTGCGAGCTGTAAGTGCTTCAACTTGAAACATTTACAGCTCGTGGGTATTTGAAACTTCACTAGCATAAGTTTTTTAGAAAGATGGAGGAATTTATTTATGGCAAAAGCAGTTTTACAATTAGGAGAATTAACTTGCCCATCATGTATGACAAAGATCCAAAAGGCCGTTGCTAATCAAGACGGCGTTTCAGATGTTAAAGTCCTCTTCAATGCTGGTAAGGTCAAAGCAGATTTTGACGAAAGCAAGACATCAGCTGACCATTTAGCTGATGTGATCAAAGAACTAGGGTATGAAGTATTAAAAGTTAAAGTTAAGGAGCTCGCCTAATGACAGAATTAACAATTGATGAAAAATTTGCAGCTGAACAAAAACAAGCTGATGCAGATCACCACAAACCAACTGCCGGTGCAATGACTGGACATATCGTTTCAAATCATTTCTTATTGAATATCAAGTTGCACCAGATCAAGTGGTTCGTCAAGGGT from Companilactobacillus sp. includes these protein-coding regions:
- a CDS encoding heavy-metal-associated domain-containing protein codes for the protein MAKAVLQLGELTCPSCMTKIQKAVANQDGVSDVKVLFNAGKVKADFDESKTSADHLADVIKELGYEVLKVKVKELA